A portion of the Quadrisphaera setariae genome contains these proteins:
- a CDS encoding NCS1 family nucleobase:cation symporter-1, translated as MAAHGAAGDAVIKAGYDPRLTNADLAPLREQKWGSYNLFAFWMSDVHSVGGYVTAGSLFALGLASWQVFVALIAGITIVYVLCNLVAKPSQVTGVPYAVVNRAVFGVKGANIPAIIRGAIAVAWYGIQTYLASAALDVVLIRLWPGLAPYADASQHGFLGLSVLGYATYAFLWAVQAAVFWRGMEAIRRFIDFCGPAVYVVMFVLCGYLLVKADFDVSLTLSEVSLTPLQQLGTMLSATALVVAYFSGPMLNFGDFSRYARTFGAVKKGNFLGLPVNFVLFSLLTVLTAAATLPVYGRLITDPVETVAQIDSTFAVVLGAVTFTTATIGINIVANFIAPAFDFSNVNPQKISWRAGGMIAAVGSVVLTPWNWYADDTAIHYTLGILGALIGPLFGVLIADYFLVRKQRIAVDAMYSMDERAGYWYRNGYNPDAVIATGIAGGVAIASVLLPRLVDEALWISDWSWFIGCGLGLVVYRALALRPGSPTLTAMAVAEGGSGMTDGSIVTDETPQVVDVR; from the coding sequence GTGGCCGCGCACGGCGCCGCCGGGGACGCGGTCATCAAGGCCGGCTACGACCCGCGCCTGACCAACGCCGACCTCGCCCCGCTGCGCGAGCAGAAGTGGGGCTCGTACAACCTCTTCGCGTTCTGGATGTCGGACGTGCACAGCGTCGGCGGGTACGTCACCGCGGGCAGCCTGTTCGCCCTCGGCCTGGCGAGCTGGCAGGTGTTCGTGGCGCTCATCGCCGGCATCACCATCGTCTACGTCCTGTGCAACCTCGTGGCCAAGCCGAGCCAGGTCACGGGCGTGCCGTACGCCGTCGTCAACCGGGCCGTGTTCGGCGTCAAGGGCGCCAACATCCCCGCGATCATCCGCGGCGCCATCGCGGTGGCCTGGTACGGCATCCAGACCTACCTCGCCTCGGCCGCGCTCGACGTCGTCCTCATCCGGCTGTGGCCGGGCCTGGCCCCCTACGCCGACGCCTCCCAGCACGGCTTCCTCGGCCTGAGCGTGCTCGGCTACGCCACGTACGCCTTCCTGTGGGCGGTGCAGGCGGCGGTGTTCTGGCGCGGCATGGAGGCCATCCGGCGCTTCATCGACTTCTGCGGCCCCGCGGTCTACGTCGTGATGTTCGTCCTGTGCGGGTACCTGCTGGTCAAGGCCGACTTCGACGTGTCCCTCACCCTGTCGGAGGTGTCCCTGACGCCGCTGCAGCAGCTCGGGACCATGCTCTCGGCCACGGCCCTGGTGGTGGCCTACTTCTCCGGCCCGATGCTCAACTTCGGTGACTTCTCCCGCTACGCCCGCACCTTCGGTGCCGTGAAGAAGGGCAACTTCCTCGGGCTGCCGGTGAACTTCGTGCTGTTCTCCCTCCTGACAGTCCTGACGGCCGCCGCGACGCTGCCCGTGTACGGCCGCCTCATCACCGACCCGGTGGAGACCGTCGCGCAGATCGACTCCACGTTCGCCGTCGTCCTCGGTGCGGTGACGTTCACCACGGCCACCATCGGCATCAACATCGTCGCCAACTTCATCGCCCCGGCGTTCGACTTCTCCAACGTCAACCCGCAGAAGATCTCCTGGCGCGCCGGCGGCATGATCGCCGCGGTCGGCTCCGTGGTGCTCACCCCGTGGAACTGGTACGCCGACGACACCGCCATCCACTACACGCTGGGCATCCTCGGGGCGCTCATCGGCCCGCTGTTCGGCGTGCTCATCGCCGACTACTTCCTCGTGCGCAAGCAGCGCATCGCCGTCGACGCCATGTACTCCATGGACGAGCGCGCCGGCTACTGGTACCGCAACGGCTACAACCCCGACGCCGTCATCGCCACGGGCATCGCCGGCGGGGTGGCCATCGCCTCGGTGCTGCTGCCCCGCCTGGTCGATGAGGCGCTGTGGATCAGTGACTGGTCCTGGTTCATCGGCTGCGGCCTCGGCCTGGTGGTCTACCGCGCCCTCGCCCTGCGCCCCGGCTCCCCGACGCTGACCGCCATGGCGGTCGCCGAGGGCGGCAGCGGCATGACGGACGGCTCTATCGTCACCGACGAGACCCCGCAGGTGGTGGACGTCAGGTGA
- a CDS encoding alpha/beta hydrolase, which yields MTAAPPPVPGRPGRRLLRGAALLAAAALALTACSGTPEPTGGAPTTLPPTPSTTAVPGEQATDPAYARYYDQRVDWSDCGGGLQCATVEVPVDWSQPDRDRLGLAVARHPATDPSRKVGSLLVNPGGPGASGVAWLRGGVQAVVSDAVEQRYDVVAFDPRGTGSSQPVQCLSDAEFDAYRADPADPTTPTGLAEETSEAEQFAQGCEVDAGLLLGHLGTADAVRDLDVLRAAVGSERLDYLGKSYGTLLGAEYAGRFPHRVGRLVLDGALDPASSATDVDLVQAEGLEQSLRAYAQACSQRSGCDLGSTADAVVQQVRDVLTAARKEPLGTSDPQRPLTAPLAFQGVIATLYDSGTWPLLDRAVRDARGGDGSRLLQLADAYAGRQPDGTYSSNILQAFTAISCLDRPVDASPEGMAAEAAQLEQRSPTFGRSLSYGALQCGVWPVPPTRTPAPVKAEGAAPVLVVGTTNDPATPYVWAQSLASQLSSARLLTYRGEGHTAYRRGSACVDGAVDGYLLSGVLPGQDATCDS from the coding sequence GTGACCGCTGCGCCTCCCCCCGTCCCGGGCCGTCCCGGACGCCGCCTCCTCCGCGGCGCCGCCCTGCTGGCCGCCGCGGCCCTGGCGCTGACCGCGTGCAGCGGGACGCCGGAGCCGACCGGCGGCGCCCCCACCACGCTGCCCCCGACGCCGTCGACGACGGCGGTGCCCGGCGAGCAGGCCACGGACCCCGCCTACGCCCGCTACTACGACCAGCGGGTCGACTGGTCCGACTGCGGTGGCGGCCTGCAGTGCGCCACGGTCGAGGTCCCCGTCGACTGGTCCCAGCCCGACCGGGACCGGCTGGGGCTGGCGGTGGCCCGGCACCCCGCGACCGACCCCTCGCGGAAGGTCGGCTCGCTGCTGGTCAACCCCGGCGGGCCCGGGGCCTCCGGCGTGGCGTGGCTGCGCGGAGGCGTCCAGGCGGTGGTCAGCGACGCGGTCGAGCAGCGGTACGACGTGGTCGCCTTCGACCCGCGCGGCACCGGCTCCTCCCAGCCCGTCCAGTGCCTGTCCGACGCCGAGTTCGACGCCTACCGGGCGGACCCGGCCGACCCGACCACGCCGACCGGACTGGCGGAGGAGACCAGCGAGGCGGAGCAGTTCGCCCAGGGGTGCGAGGTGGACGCCGGGCTGCTGCTCGGGCACCTGGGCACCGCGGACGCCGTCCGCGACCTCGACGTGCTGCGGGCGGCCGTCGGCTCCGAGCGGCTCGACTACCTGGGCAAGAGCTACGGCACGCTGCTGGGCGCCGAGTACGCCGGGCGCTTCCCGCACCGGGTGGGGCGGCTCGTGCTCGACGGCGCGCTCGACCCGGCCTCCAGCGCCACCGACGTCGACCTCGTCCAGGCCGAGGGGCTGGAGCAGTCGTTGCGGGCCTACGCGCAGGCCTGCTCGCAGCGCTCCGGCTGCGACCTGGGGAGCACGGCGGACGCCGTGGTGCAGCAGGTGCGCGACGTGCTCACGGCCGCGCGCAAGGAGCCCCTGGGCACCTCGGACCCGCAGCGGCCGCTCACCGCACCGCTGGCGTTCCAGGGCGTCATCGCCACCCTCTACGACTCGGGCACCTGGCCCCTGCTCGACAGGGCCGTCCGAGACGCCCGGGGCGGTGACGGCTCACGGCTCCTGCAGCTCGCCGACGCCTACGCGGGGCGCCAGCCGGACGGGACGTACAGCTCCAACATCCTCCAGGCCTTCACCGCGATCAGCTGCCTGGACCGCCCGGTGGACGCCAGTCCCGAGGGCATGGCCGCGGAGGCGGCCCAGCTCGAGCAGCGCTCGCCCACCTTCGGCCGCTCGCTGAGCTACGGGGCCCTGCAGTGCGGGGTGTGGCCGGTGCCGCCCACCCGCACGCCCGCCCCGGTGAAGGCCGAGGGCGCGGCGCCGGTCCTCGTCGTGGGCACCACGAACGACCCGGCCACGCCCTACGTGTGGGCGCAGTCGCTGGCCTCCCAGCTCTCCTCGGCGCGCCTGCTCACCTACCGGGGGGAGGGGCACACCGCCTACCGGAGGGGCTCGGCGTGCGTGGACGGCGCCGTGGACGGCTACCTGCTCAGCGGTGTGCTGCCCGGCCAGGACGCCACCTGCGACAGCTGA
- a CDS encoding aspartate/glutamate racemase family protein yields the protein MIVDVVNPNTTGSMTALVAEGARAAAGPGTTVRAVTSRSGPASIESHYDEALAVPGLLEAVLEGSATGADAHVVACFGDPGLDACREVARGPVLGIAEAAMHAAVLVGRSFSVVTTLARTAPRARELAVRYGFGEHCAGVHACEIPVLELETDPLARATIAAACARALDDDDSDVLVLGCAGMTDLAASLSDELGVPVVDGVAAAVGMAQALVLAGLSTSRRGEYARPPAKAYAGELQRFALR from the coding sequence GTGATCGTCGACGTCGTCAACCCCAACACCACGGGGTCCATGACGGCGCTCGTCGCGGAGGGTGCCCGGGCCGCAGCCGGCCCGGGCACCACCGTGCGCGCCGTCACCTCCCGCTCCGGTCCGGCGAGCATCGAGAGCCACTACGACGAGGCGCTCGCCGTTCCCGGTCTGCTCGAGGCGGTGCTCGAGGGCAGCGCCACCGGGGCCGACGCGCACGTCGTGGCCTGCTTCGGAGATCCGGGCCTGGACGCCTGCCGCGAGGTGGCCCGCGGGCCGGTGCTCGGCATCGCCGAGGCCGCCATGCACGCCGCGGTGCTCGTCGGCCGGTCCTTCAGCGTGGTGACGACGCTGGCGCGCACCGCGCCGCGCGCCCGCGAGCTCGCCGTCCGCTACGGCTTCGGGGAGCACTGCGCCGGCGTGCACGCCTGCGAGATCCCGGTGCTCGAGCTCGAGACCGACCCGTTGGCCCGGGCCACCATCGCCGCCGCGTGCGCGAGGGCCCTCGACGACGACGACAGCGACGTGCTCGTCCTCGGCTGCGCCGGCATGACCGACCTCGCCGCGTCGCTGTCGGACGAGCTGGGCGTGCCCGTCGTCGACGGCGTGGCCGCGGCGGTGGGCATGGCGCAGGCGCTCGTGCTGGCGGGGTTGTCCACGAGCCGGCGCGGGGAGTACGCACGGCCCCCGGCCAAGGCCTACGCCGGCGAGCTGCAGCGCTTCGCGCTGCGCTGA
- a CDS encoding AfsR/SARP family transcriptional regulator produces MGDQDGRGTGVRVEVLGPLRVLVDGQEAALGGPVPRALVHRLALADGAMVTDTALQEDLWGEDQPASAATTLQAHVARLRRALEPGRSARDATALVRRGPGYALVATSSDAADFERLAARGRTLLTIDPTAAAEALEQALALWRGPALAEVAQRGWAAPEVRRLEHLLAAAREDRVAAELERGDDAAASAGASALVAAEPLRERGWELLALALHRQGRRTEALAALDQLAERLADELGADPGPSATALRAAVEASDPALQRREAAPAPRGDGSGGRRPIAATSNLPAPASALVGREREVAEVAALLREHRLVTLTGTGGAGKTRLSLEVARRREDADGPWLVELASLADARLVPEVVATALGLVPPGGASASAALAAVLHHRELLLVLDNCEHVVDGAAAFVEVLLASCPGVRVLATSREPLLVAGERTHEVPVLSGGPDGEAVALFVDRARAASPAWEPTREDLERVAEVCAALDGLPLAVELAAAQIRVLTLADVAALADDGSSLGTLLRGGRRTTSRHGTMQAAVAWSYDRLTPAEREVFCDLSVFSGGFTLDAARRVLDRPDVVPVVADLVGRSLVVASRPGAQRRFHLLEPLRQHAAERLDPARREVLAGRRVEWVAELAAHADPSMRGRLAALETDRLHDEAGNIRAALSDGDPAVVLRIASGFFWFWYREGLVAEGLGHLLPALAAVAPDPHGEPDAATRARAWSGAALLSYLAGDLAGVGCALVQVGEHAARCDDPLVQAQSLALVAYFEAGGGQVEAARGHGQAALAISEALGHAATRAESLMVLGEVERQDGDLDAAVERLEAAVAEADACGYSWVGLSSRWTQSKVEASRGRLGAAWSALLDSLERGWAVGETTSWLVGLSTASHLLHRDGRPEEAARLAGAVAWQAGRIGYSPAAMDADLDRYAVELAADVAPDAYAAAAASGRDLTAAQAMDLVRRLGEEVLAVEALGGNGPGGNGPGGDGPGGDAPGEQAVVAAPAGRS; encoded by the coding sequence GTGGGGGACCAGGACGGCCGGGGCACCGGCGTGCGCGTGGAGGTGCTGGGCCCGCTGAGGGTCCTCGTCGACGGCCAGGAGGCCGCGCTCGGCGGCCCGGTGCCCCGGGCGCTGGTCCACCGGCTGGCCCTCGCCGACGGCGCCATGGTCACCGACACCGCCCTGCAGGAGGACCTGTGGGGCGAGGACCAGCCCGCCTCTGCGGCCACCACCCTCCAGGCCCACGTCGCGCGCCTGCGCCGCGCGCTGGAGCCCGGCCGCTCGGCGCGCGACGCCACCGCGCTCGTGCGCCGCGGCCCCGGCTACGCCCTCGTCGCCACGAGCTCCGACGCCGCTGACTTCGAGCGCCTCGCCGCCCGCGGCCGCACGCTGCTCACCATCGACCCCACCGCGGCGGCCGAGGCCCTGGAGCAGGCCCTGGCGCTGTGGCGCGGCCCGGCGCTCGCGGAGGTCGCGCAGCGCGGCTGGGCTGCACCGGAGGTGCGGCGGCTGGAGCACCTGCTGGCCGCCGCCCGCGAGGACCGCGTCGCGGCGGAGCTGGAGCGCGGTGACGACGCCGCTGCCTCCGCGGGCGCGTCCGCGCTGGTGGCCGCCGAGCCCCTGCGCGAGCGCGGCTGGGAGCTGCTGGCGCTGGCCCTGCACCGCCAGGGCCGGCGCACCGAGGCGCTGGCCGCGCTGGACCAGCTGGCCGAGCGCCTGGCCGACGAGCTCGGTGCCGACCCGGGACCGTCGGCGACCGCGCTGCGGGCGGCCGTGGAGGCCTCCGACCCCGCCCTGCAGCGCCGCGAGGCGGCGCCCGCGCCCCGCGGCGACGGCTCGGGCGGACGACGGCCCATCGCCGCGACGTCCAACCTGCCCGCCCCCGCCTCCGCCCTGGTCGGGCGCGAGCGCGAGGTCGCCGAGGTCGCCGCGCTGCTCCGGGAGCACCGCCTGGTCACCCTCACGGGCACCGGGGGCGCCGGGAAGACGCGGCTGTCGCTGGAGGTGGCGCGCCGCCGCGAGGACGCCGACGGGCCGTGGCTCGTGGAGCTGGCCTCCCTCGCGGACGCGCGCCTGGTGCCCGAGGTGGTCGCCACCGCGCTGGGGCTGGTGCCCCCGGGCGGCGCGAGCGCCTCGGCGGCCCTCGCCGCCGTGCTGCACCACCGCGAGCTGCTGCTCGTCCTGGACAACTGCGAGCACGTCGTGGACGGGGCCGCGGCCTTCGTCGAGGTCCTCCTCGCCTCCTGCCCGGGGGTGCGCGTGCTGGCCACCAGCCGCGAGCCGCTCCTGGTGGCCGGCGAGCGCACCCACGAGGTGCCCGTGCTCTCCGGTGGTCCCGACGGCGAGGCCGTCGCGCTCTTCGTGGACCGGGCCCGCGCCGCCTCCCCGGCCTGGGAGCCGACCCGCGAGGACCTCGAGCGCGTCGCCGAGGTGTGCGCGGCGCTCGACGGCCTGCCGCTGGCGGTGGAGCTGGCCGCGGCGCAGATCCGCGTGCTCACCCTGGCCGACGTGGCCGCCCTCGCCGACGACGGCTCCAGCCTGGGCACGCTGCTGCGGGGCGGTCGCCGCACCACCTCCCGGCACGGCACCATGCAGGCGGCCGTCGCCTGGTCCTACGACCGGCTCACCCCGGCCGAGCGGGAGGTCTTCTGCGACCTGTCGGTGTTCTCCGGGGGCTTCACCCTCGACGCCGCGCGCCGCGTGCTCGACCGCCCCGACGTCGTCCCCGTGGTGGCGGACCTCGTGGGGCGCAGCCTGGTGGTGGCCTCCCGCCCCGGTGCCCAGCGCCGGTTCCACCTGCTCGAGCCGCTGCGCCAGCACGCCGCGGAGCGGCTCGACCCGGCCCGCCGCGAGGTGCTGGCCGGGCGGCGGGTGGAGTGGGTGGCCGAGCTCGCCGCCCACGCCGACCCCTCCATGCGCGGTCGCCTCGCGGCGCTCGAGACCGACCGCCTCCACGACGAGGCCGGCAACATCCGCGCCGCGCTGTCGGACGGCGACCCCGCCGTCGTCCTGAGGATCGCCAGCGGGTTCTTCTGGTTCTGGTACCGCGAGGGCCTGGTGGCCGAAGGACTGGGGCACCTGCTGCCCGCGCTGGCGGCGGTCGCGCCGGACCCGCACGGCGAGCCCGACGCCGCCACCCGCGCCCGCGCGTGGAGCGGCGCGGCGCTGCTGAGCTACCTCGCCGGTGACCTGGCGGGGGTCGGCTGCGCGCTGGTGCAGGTGGGCGAGCACGCGGCGCGCTGCGACGACCCGCTGGTGCAGGCGCAGTCGCTGGCGCTGGTCGCCTACTTCGAGGCCGGTGGCGGGCAGGTGGAGGCGGCCCGCGGCCACGGCCAGGCGGCCCTGGCCATCAGCGAGGCGCTCGGCCACGCGGCGACGCGCGCGGAGTCGCTCATGGTCCTCGGCGAGGTGGAGCGCCAGGACGGCGACCTCGACGCGGCGGTCGAGCGCCTCGAGGCGGCCGTCGCCGAGGCCGACGCGTGCGGCTACTCGTGGGTGGGCCTGAGCTCGCGCTGGACGCAGTCCAAGGTCGAGGCCTCCCGGGGACGCCTCGGGGCCGCCTGGAGCGCGCTCCTCGACAGCCTCGAGCGCGGCTGGGCGGTGGGCGAGACGACGTCGTGGTTGGTGGGGCTGTCCACCGCGAGCCACCTGCTGCACCGCGACGGACGGCCCGAGGAGGCCGCGCGGCTGGCGGGCGCCGTGGCCTGGCAGGCGGGGCGCATCGGCTACTCGCCCGCCGCCATGGACGCCGACCTGGACCGCTACGCCGTCGAGCTGGCCGCCGACGTCGCCCCCGACGCGTACGCGGCGGCCGCGGCCAGCGGCCGGGACCTCACCGCGGCGCAGGCGATGGACCTGGTGCGCCGGCTCGGCGAGGAGGTGCTCGCTGTGGAGGCGCTCGGCGGGAACGGGCCCGGCGGGAACGGGCCCGGTGGGGACGGGCCCGGTGGGGACGCGCCGGGTGAGCAGGCCGTCGTCGCGGCTCCGGCGGGGCGGTCCTGA
- a CDS encoding GntR family transcriptional regulator, with protein sequence MRHPSPLVARLRAPAGQHPSRGVLAELRRAVISGDAPPGSAIPLREVAEAFGVSPIPVREALQVLVGEGLVVHRAHAGYAVARLSRSELAELYVVRGALEEAALRAAAPRATDDDVDQAHEALAALRACLTDGDVRSYHEHSRAFHVALMAPAGMPRLLGMVEQAWNLTEAVQPMRWSTWQARERLHAEHAQMLEAFAGRDADALVAVARAHQRRLGDVVADVPLDEEPG encoded by the coding sequence GTGCGGCACCCCTCGCCGCTCGTCGCGCGACTGCGGGCGCCGGCGGGCCAGCACCCCTCCCGCGGAGTGCTGGCGGAGCTGCGCCGCGCGGTGATCTCCGGAGACGCCCCTCCGGGCAGCGCGATCCCGCTGCGCGAGGTGGCCGAGGCGTTCGGCGTCAGCCCGATCCCCGTGCGCGAGGCGCTGCAGGTGCTCGTGGGGGAGGGCCTCGTGGTGCACCGCGCCCACGCCGGGTACGCCGTGGCCCGGCTCTCGCGCAGCGAGCTGGCCGAGCTGTACGTGGTGCGCGGGGCGCTGGAGGAGGCGGCGCTGCGCGCAGCCGCTCCCCGCGCCACCGACGACGACGTCGACCAGGCCCACGAGGCGCTCGCGGCGTTGCGCGCGTGCCTCACCGACGGCGACGTGCGCAGCTACCACGAGCACAGCCGGGCCTTCCACGTGGCGCTCATGGCCCCGGCGGGGATGCCGCGCCTGCTGGGCATGGTGGAGCAGGCGTGGAACCTCACCGAGGCGGTGCAGCCCATGCGCTGGTCGACGTGGCAGGCGCGCGAGCGCCTCCACGCCGAGCACGCGCAGATGCTGGAGGCCTTCGCCGGCCGTGACGCCGACGCGCTCGTGGCGGTGGCGCGGGCCCACCAGCGGCGGCTGGGGGACGTCGTCGCCGACGTCCCCCTCGACGAGGAGCCCGGGTGA
- a CDS encoding AfsR/SARP family transcriptional regulator — translation MFADPVQPGVSDGVLVGVLGDLEVVVDGRPVAVGGAVPRALLLRLVLARGATVLDAALHEDLWDGAPPPSAAGTTQAHVSRLRRTLLPAGSTGAPRPAAPAGPAGAGRTSRGGEAAAPVQPLVRRGPGYALLLPDAAVDAHRFERLAVEGRDQLEADPARAAALLEQSLRLWRGPALADVADRPWAAPEAERLQQLLLSAREDAVAAQLALGDDAAAAGAAASLTAEHPLRERGWELLAVALYRQGRQADALGRLAELRSLLQAELGAEPGPRVQDLLRRLLAHDPDLLLPAVAVAVVVPRSAEGTGAAERVVPVGPPVRSTNLPLPATPLVGRAAELEEVGRLVREHRLVTLTGPGGTGKTRLALEVARRRDDADGPWLVALGPVPAPPVVDPTGGDSPVLRALSAALGLAVPLTGDRATDTATVVRVLREREALVVLDDCEHLLDDAAAVAEDLLHHCPRLRLLVTSREALRAEGERTHEVPTLSGGVDGDAVRLFLARAEASAPGWRPTPEELRGLDRLCTALDGLPLALELSAAQLRALTLEDLLGLLDDHESLLRGGRRGDTRHQTMQGTIAWSYDRLSPDEAEVLASLSVFAGAFDLDAAREVLARPDAVTAVADLVARSLVSVSAPGAPRRFWLLGVVRRFAAARLDPARRAALVARHTAWVVRLAEAAPPDLRGLAGTEAMARLDAAAADVDAALAAASPGDAVRIGTGAHWSLYARPSRTAPSAARLRAALEALDADPALDPGVGPALRSYGWTCVSLFARLLGDPAASSAALARAAELAELTDDPRTRARVLTNRAFWRAVADGDADGARGDALAALGVAEQARSGVIEADALLSLGVAELHGGALAEAVEVFERCVAAADPSGTPSVALAARQMQAKAELALGRTAPAWRAAADFGERAWALGEALAWISAMCQVAAVLVRRGRAEDAAVVLAAAEAQGARTGASPRLFDPDVVLCAQEVEAALPAGVRTAAAARGAALPPEEHLRLVRALAADDGVLVGSRAAR, via the coding sequence GTGTTCGCTGACCCGGTGCAGCCGGGGGTGAGCGACGGCGTCCTGGTCGGCGTCCTGGGAGACCTCGAGGTGGTGGTCGACGGGCGCCCGGTGGCGGTGGGCGGCGCCGTCCCGCGGGCCCTGCTGCTGCGCCTCGTCCTGGCGCGCGGCGCGACGGTGCTCGACGCCGCGCTCCACGAGGACCTGTGGGACGGCGCGCCCCCGCCCAGCGCGGCGGGCACCACCCAGGCGCACGTCTCGCGCCTGCGGCGGACCCTCCTGCCCGCGGGGTCGACGGGTGCCCCGCGACCTGCCGCCCCTGCTGGTCCTGCCGGCGCCGGCAGGACCAGCAGGGGCGGCGAGGCCGCCGCGCCGGTGCAGCCCCTGGTCCGCCGCGGGCCCGGGTACGCCCTGCTGCTGCCCGACGCCGCCGTCGACGCCCACCGCTTCGAGCGGCTCGCCGTCGAGGGGCGTGACCAGCTGGAGGCGGACCCCGCGCGCGCCGCCGCGCTGCTCGAGCAGTCACTGCGGCTGTGGCGCGGGCCCGCCCTCGCCGACGTGGCCGACCGCCCCTGGGCCGCGCCCGAGGCCGAGCGGCTGCAGCAGCTGCTGCTGTCGGCCAGGGAGGACGCGGTGGCGGCCCAGCTGGCGCTCGGCGACGACGCCGCCGCCGCCGGAGCCGCCGCCTCGCTCACCGCCGAGCACCCGCTGCGCGAGCGCGGGTGGGAGCTGCTGGCCGTGGCGCTGTACCGCCAGGGCCGCCAGGCGGACGCGCTGGGGCGCCTCGCTGAGCTGCGCTCCCTGCTGCAGGCCGAGCTCGGCGCCGAGCCGGGGCCGCGCGTGCAGGACCTGCTCCGGCGCCTGCTCGCCCACGACCCCGACCTGCTGCTGCCCGCCGTCGCCGTCGCCGTCGTCGTCCCGAGGAGCGCTGAGGGGACCGGCGCGGCGGAGCGGGTCGTGCCGGTCGGCCCGCCCGTGCGCTCGACCAACCTGCCGCTGCCCGCGACACCCCTCGTGGGCCGCGCCGCGGAGCTGGAGGAGGTCGGCCGGCTCGTGCGGGAGCACCGCCTCGTCACGCTCACGGGCCCGGGCGGCACCGGCAAGACCCGGCTCGCGCTGGAGGTGGCCCGGCGCCGTGACGACGCCGACGGTCCCTGGCTGGTCGCCCTCGGCCCCGTGCCGGCTCCACCCGTGGTCGACCCGACCGGTGGTGACAGCCCCGTGCTGCGGGCGCTGTCCGCGGCCCTGGGCCTGGCCGTGCCGCTCACGGGAGACCGGGCCACCGACACCGCCACCGTGGTCCGCGTGCTGCGCGAGCGCGAGGCGCTGGTGGTCCTCGACGACTGCGAGCACCTCCTCGACGACGCCGCCGCCGTCGCCGAGGACCTCCTCCACCACTGCCCCCGCCTGCGGCTCCTCGTGACCAGCCGGGAGGCGCTGCGCGCCGAGGGCGAGCGCACCCACGAGGTGCCCACGCTGTCGGGCGGCGTGGACGGGGACGCCGTCCGCCTCTTCCTCGCCCGCGCGGAGGCCTCCGCTCCGGGCTGGCGGCCCACCCCCGAGGAGCTGCGCGGCCTGGACCGCCTGTGCACCGCCCTGGACGGCCTGCCGCTGGCGCTGGAGCTGTCCGCCGCCCAGCTGCGCGCCCTCACCCTGGAGGACCTGCTCGGCCTCCTCGACGACCACGAGTCCCTCCTGCGCGGAGGGCGCCGGGGGGACACGCGCCACCAGACGATGCAGGGGACCATCGCGTGGTCGTACGACAGGCTCAGCCCCGACGAGGCGGAGGTCCTCGCCTCCCTGTCGGTGTTCGCCGGGGCGTTCGACCTCGACGCCGCGCGGGAGGTCCTGGCCCGCCCCGACGCGGTGACCGCGGTCGCCGACCTCGTCGCCCGCAGCCTGGTCTCCGTCTCCGCCCCCGGGGCGCCGCGCCGCTTCTGGCTCCTCGGAGTGGTCCGCCGCTTCGCCGCCGCGCGCCTCGACCCCGCGCGCCGCGCCGCGCTGGTGGCCCGGCACACCGCCTGGGTGGTGCGGCTGGCCGAGGCGGCTCCGCCCGACCTGCGCGGTCTGGCCGGCACCGAGGCGATGGCCCGCCTGGACGCCGCCGCCGCGGACGTCGACGCCGCGCTCGCCGCGGCCTCCCCGGGCGATGCCGTGCGCATCGGCACCGGGGCGCACTGGTCGCTGTACGCCAGGCCGTCCCGCACCGCCCCCAGCGCCGCCCGGCTGCGCGCGGCGCTGGAGGCGCTGGACGCCGACCCCGCGCTCGACCCCGGCGTCGGCCCGGCCCTGCGCTCCTACGGCTGGACCTGCGTCAGCCTCTTCGCCCGCCTCCTCGGAGACCCGGCGGCGTCCTCCGCGGCGCTCGCACGCGCCGCGGAGCTGGCGGAGCTGACCGACGACCCCCGCACCCGCGCCCGCGTGCTCACCAACCGCGCCTTCTGGCGCGCCGTCGCCGACGGGGACGCCGACGGTGCCCGCGGCGACGCCCTGGCGGCCCTCGGCGTCGCCGAGCAGGCGCGCTCGGGCGTCATCGAGGCGGACGCGCTGCTCTCGCTCGGCGTCGCCGAGCTGCACGGGGGCGCCCTGGCGGAGGCCGTGGAGGTCTTCGAGCGGTGCGTGGCCGCCGCCGACCCGTCAGGGACCCCTTCGGTGGCCCTCGCGGCGCGCCAGATGCAGGCGAAGGCCGAGCTGGCGCTGGGCCGCACCGCCCCGGCCTGGCGCGCCGCCGCCGACTTCGGCGAGCGGGCCTGGGCGCTGGGGGAGGCCCTCGCCTGGATCTCGGCCATGTGCCAGGTGGCCGCCGTGCTGGTGCGCCGCGGCAGGGCCGAGGACGCCGCCGTCGTGCTCGCGGCCGCCGAGGCCCAGGGCGCGCGCACCGGCGCCTCCCCGCGCCTGTTCGACCCCGACGTCGTCCTTTGCGCTCAGGAGGTGGAGGCGGCGCTGCCCGCAGGTGTGCGCACCGCCGCCGCTGCCCGGGGCGCCGCGCTGCCGCCGGAGGAGCACCTGCGGCTCGTCCGCGCCCTGGCGGCGGACGACGGCGTCCTCGTCGGCAGTCGAGCGGCCCGCTGA